CTCAACACATGTCatcatcataccaaataaaaatacaagtgaaaataTGTAGAACAAAAAGGATTAGTGCTATGTATATACTCGTAAGGCTTTACCAATCGTTGCTTATTCTTCTATTTCCGATGGTACTATGGCCAAACTGTTAGCAATCAGTTCTTCTGAAGACGACTCCTCAAACTTGGGGACAAATGTCATTGTGTAGTGGAACTCGATTTGTAGGCGCTGATGAAGAGGTGTCGATGCCATCAATCCTTTCTTTACATCAACTTGTAACTCCCTAATAGGGATTTCTGCCAAAAAAATCTTAATGTACTCTTTACATGCGTCTTTACCTCTATAAATGATGTTCTTTTCAGGTACCCTGTCCTCCTGCATACTGTCGTCGCTGTTGGTGCTCATGACAATTTTGCTTTCATCCGCAGCCTCTTTGACATAggttttctcttttctattaCAAGATGGCTTATCATTTGATTGTTGAGACTCACTAGATACTTGCATTATTGTTGTATCTTGGTCGAATTTGAGGATATATGCCTAATTACAACCCTCAAAAAGCCTCTCCCCAAGTGTGTCAATGATATAGTACATGTCTTTTTCAACCTTGAGGATAAAGAAGTGGTTATTCCAACTCACAATGTAAACACAGGAGTCGCCATGACGAGGAGTTTCTTGAGCGGACTTAGAAATCTCGTCCCATGTGTTGTCAAAAGACATGGCACCATGAAGGAAGTGGAATCCTTCCTATTCTTCGATTCCTTGAGGATAAAAGAACCCAATGAATGATTTTTCTAAGACTACTGAGAGGGGATTCACTTTAGCCTCGAGAACTGTCTCGAGGTCAAAATGCTTATCTGGGAAACGTTCCCTATAGGTCTCGTTTTCACAAAAATCCCTCCACTTCATCGAGCCTTCACAGATAAGAGAATCAAGTTGGGACTTGATGGGCATATCTTCAGGATTGCCGTGGAAACAATCAGCTATGATAGTAACCAAGGCTGTACAAACGCTTTCACCAGCAGCTCATTCACTTCGTTGATCAATCGAAGCAAAGAAGATCTGATATGCAGCTTCATTTGTCCATCAGGGCTTATTATTTCTTTCTGCTCCCAACTACCCACAACAAAACTTTCATCTCCAAACTCAGAGACTGAAATCGGAGAAGTTTCCTCGGATTTGTGCCCCTGCATGAACTACACAAATTAGTAAGAGGACTAGTTATGACATATATCTTCAATCATGAGCAAGAAAACCTCAACAGTTAGATACTTGATACAAATGTACAAGTAGACTAAGCTACTAAAGAAAGCTACCAAACTTTGTAATCTTCAATTCGCCAAGCACATTGGTGTACAAGTTATTGCACGCTGATCAGACCATGACATGAAGATAAAAAATGACTCGTCAAACATGACAAAGAACGCAAGAAAAAAGGAGACGTACCCTAGAAGAAGACTCGTCGGATAAGCAAAGCTTTCGGCGATCAAAGTCTATATCGTCTCTATCATGCTCTCCATAATGTTTCTTCAACAATGGCTCCCCCTTGGTTTTAGGAGATTTGAAACTCACCTTTCTCTTACTCCAGGAAAGAAGACTACGTTTTGAACTCTGCTCTGCAGATTGATTTGCTGCAGTTGTATCCTCAGGGTACTTGTGCCTTGTGTCTGAAATATGATGGTTGTAGTGGACTAAATCCTCGTCACTGCTGCTGCCGCTTGTATTTGAACAAAATAATCCACCAGCATGGTTTGCATAGATGAGTGCTTCATAACTGAATGACTTCTGAACACTTGTACCCTCTTTTCCTTCCTCAGATTCTCCTTCTGAATCCTCATTAAGTGAATCTGTATCCACAGGATAAACATAATCGGGATCCTCACTTCTGACTGACTTCCTTCCATCACTGCTGCTGCCTTCTCTGCATGATATGCCTTCTTGTGTCGCCTAAAAGATAATGCTTTCAAAAATTTAACCTTTCGCAGACCTACTTTTAAAGAACCACCCCCATTTCTGTCTGTCAACAAAGACTTTCCAGGTTTATGAGATACTGGAGCAGACATGATAAACTTCAAAAATGTCTCTGAAGATTCATGAATGTTCCTCAATTCCACAAGGTTGAGCACTAGCTGACAACAAATATATGAACATATCTTTAGGAAACAATCGCATTAGATAATATATTCACGTAGCTGCAGGAATACAAGAACGCAAGCAAAAAACATGTGTTTTAGTTTCTCTTACACAGAGTGAAAGGCAACTCTTGAAGCTGCCAACAGAGACTTCCAAAGGAACGAAAATTTCAATGCCCTTTTGTTTATCTCCAGCTACTGAAGCAAAGTCTGCAAGATTCAATGTCGTAGCAGAAAGTACAGGTA
This genomic interval from Capsicum annuum cultivar UCD-10X-F1 unplaced genomic scaffold, UCD10Xv1.1 ctg17957, whole genome shotgun sequence contains the following:
- the LOC124890460 gene encoding uncharacterized protein LOC124890460, which gives rise to FASVAGDKQKGIEIFVPLEVSVGSFKSCLSLCLVLNLVELRNIHESSETFLKFIMSAPVSHKPGKSLLTDRNGGGSLKATQEGISCREGSSSDGRKSVRSEDPDYVYPVDTDSLNEDSEGESEEGKEGTSVQKSFSYEALIYANHAGGLFCSNTSGSSSDEDLVHYNHHISDTRHKYPEDTTAANQSAEQSSKRSLLSWSKRKVSFKSPKTKGEPLLKKHYGEHDRDDIDFDRRKLCLSDESSSRGHKSEETSPISVSEFGDESFVVGSWEQKEIISPDGQMKLHIRSSLLRLINEVNELLVKAFVQPWLLS